A single genomic interval of Candidatus Bipolaricaulis anaerobius harbors:
- a CDS encoding DUF429 domain-containing protein, with product MGVDLAWSPRNTSGAVVLDWDGTTGRPRVWESALGGDAEVLSFIAQGVGEESALVAIDAPLVVPNEGGTRPCDRALSQRYRQGEAGAYPANRARLGPEVRGEILVTRLGGLGFAHTPKVRRQASTRQVVEVYPHPGMVELFGLEKTLKYKARRDRPSAVQWEELERLKGLLASLARGEPAMEADRLLNGITVRGLRGRELKRVEDLFDALFCAHIALHLWYWGETGYRCFGDLNTGYILVPIQPAT from the coding sequence GTGGGGGTGGATCTCGCCTGGTCGCCCCGCAACACGTCCGGGGCCGTCGTCCTCGACTGGGATGGCACCACAGGCCGGCCCCGGGTGTGGGAGAGCGCGCTTGGAGGCGATGCAGAGGTCCTCTCCTTCATCGCCCAAGGCGTCGGAGAAGAGAGCGCCCTCGTGGCGATCGATGCCCCACTCGTCGTTCCCAACGAGGGGGGGACGAGGCCCTGTGACCGGGCCCTCTCCCAAAGGTACCGCCAGGGTGAGGCAGGGGCCTACCCCGCCAACCGGGCCCGCCTCGGCCCCGAGGTGCGGGGGGAGATCCTCGTCACCCGCCTGGGTGGCCTCGGGTTCGCCCACACGCCTAAGGTCCGGCGCCAGGCCTCAACCCGTCAGGTGGTCGAGGTGTACCCCCACCCGGGGATGGTCGAGCTGTTCGGGCTGGAGAAGACGCTCAAGTACAAGGCCCGCCGGGACCGGCCCTCCGCGGTGCAGTGGGAGGAGCTCGAGCGCCTGAAGGGGCTCCTCGCCTCCCTGGCCCGGGGCGAGCCGGCGATGGAAGCGGATCGGTTGCTCAACGGTATCACGGTGCGGGGGCTCCGCGGCCGGGAGCTGAAGCGTGTGGAGGACCTCTTCGACGCGCTCTTCTGCGCTCACATCGCCCTCCACCTCTGGTACTGGGGGGAGACGGGCTACCGCTGCTTTGGCGACCTCAACACCGGCTACATCCTCGTCCCGATCCAGCCTGCTACCTGA
- the add gene encoding adenosine deaminase: MDRVLGRETVARLPKFDLHVHLDGSLRPGTVRELWDALPMRHRPRIATEVEVAVLPPVPCPLEEYLEAFRITVALLQTAKALERAAWELCEDAASENVIYIEIRFAPLLHLRRGLSPSAVVEAVLAGMRRAETELRISTGLILCAMRNEPTERSAKVARLAGRYHDQGVVGFDLAGPERGFPLLPHAEAIHLAQEAGVHVTLHAGEGCCPEHIGEALDLGAERIGHGVYLFQDPAVEERVRAGRIPLETCPTSNLQISGFMHSLSDHPLQRYLELGIPVTVNTDNRLMSQTSATEELWRVVDTFGLGRDEVRALLIASAAASFAPSGVKDALRAEVEAAL; encoded by the coding sequence ATGGACCGCGTCCTTGGCCGGGAGACGGTGGCCCGCTTGCCGAAGTTCGACCTCCATGTCCACCTCGACGGCTCGCTCCGCCCCGGGACGGTGCGCGAGCTGTGGGATGCCTTGCCCATGCGGCACCGGCCACGCATCGCCACCGAGGTGGAGGTGGCTGTCCTCCCCCCCGTGCCCTGTCCGCTCGAGGAGTACCTGGAGGCGTTCCGGATCACGGTCGCCCTCCTCCAGACAGCAAAGGCCCTGGAACGGGCGGCGTGGGAGCTCTGTGAGGACGCGGCGAGCGAAAACGTGATCTACATCGAGATCCGATTCGCTCCCCTCCTCCACCTGCGGCGGGGCCTGAGCCCGAGCGCGGTCGTCGAGGCAGTGCTGGCCGGAATGCGGCGCGCCGAGACCGAACTCCGCATCTCCACCGGACTCATCCTGTGCGCGATGCGGAACGAGCCAACGGAACGGTCGGCGAAGGTGGCCCGGCTCGCTGGCCGATACCACGACCAGGGGGTGGTGGGATTCGACCTCGCTGGCCCCGAGCGGGGGTTCCCCCTCCTCCCCCATGCCGAGGCAATCCACCTCGCCCAGGAGGCGGGCGTTCACGTAACCCTCCACGCTGGGGAGGGCTGCTGCCCGGAGCACATCGGGGAGGCCCTCGATCTAGGGGCGGAGCGGATCGGGCACGGGGTGTACCTGTTCCAGGACCCCGCCGTGGAGGAGAGGGTCCGCGCGGGGCGGATCCCGCTCGAGACCTGTCCGACGAGCAACCTCCAGATCTCGGGGTTCATGCACTCCCTCTCCGATCACCCCCTCCAGCGCTACCTCGAGTTGGGGATCCCAGTGACCGTGAACACGGACAACCGGCTCATGTCCCAGACCTCCGCGACCGAGGAGCTGTGGCGAGTCGTGGACACGTTCGGCCTCGGCCGGGACGAGGTGCGGGCGCTCCTCATCGCGAGCGCCGCGGCTTCGTTCGCCCCTTCCGGGGTGAAGGACGCCCTCCGGGCCGAGGTCGAGGCGGCGTTGTGA
- a CDS encoding NAD(P)/FAD-dependent oxidoreductase translates to MVWDVVVVGGGPAGLFAAVSAAEGGARTIVLERMPTPGRKILASGGGHCNLTHGGEIADFLDHYGGGDRPGAGGRFLRPALYAFSNAALAAYCAERGVPVVEDRDGRVFPASRRAQDVLDLLLREARRERVEIRTGVRARSVEAKRGGFVVRARDRGQPVAGGRTVILSTGGRSYPALGATGDGYRLAASLGHRIVPPHPALAPLIIERDAFAPFAGCAGVSLPGMAVAVVRDGWRKAEARGDVLFTHRGLSGPAVLDLSRHVRPGDELRVPLLPSGGDLPAVAEGLGARIEEHGKRTVVRILHEMGVPERLARSVVVAHGLAPGTRAANLPRGAHRALALSLAGGRTLGHPFPVLALGGWNEALVTRGGVRLSEVDPKTIRSRLVPGLFFAGEILDVDGDTGGYNLQAAFSTGHLAGRNAARIALPHDSPPGAVGPAGRSSA, encoded by the coding sequence ATGGTGTGGGACGTGGTGGTCGTGGGAGGGGGGCCGGCGGGCCTGTTCGCGGCCGTGTCCGCGGCGGAGGGGGGGGCGCGGACGATCGTCCTCGAGCGGATGCCCACCCCTGGCCGCAAGATCCTCGCCTCCGGCGGGGGGCACTGCAACCTGACGCACGGGGGGGAGATCGCGGACTTCCTTGACCACTACGGAGGGGGAGATCGTCCGGGCGCCGGGGGGCGGTTCCTGCGGCCGGCCCTGTACGCGTTCTCGAACGCGGCCCTCGCGGCCTACTGCGCTGAGCGGGGCGTTCCCGTGGTGGAAGATCGAGATGGCCGCGTGTTCCCCGCTTCCCGCCGGGCGCAGGATGTGCTCGACCTCCTTCTCAGGGAGGCCCGCCGCGAGAGGGTGGAGATCCGAACGGGCGTCCGGGCCCGGTCTGTGGAGGCAAAGCGGGGAGGGTTCGTCGTCCGGGCTCGTGACCGTGGCCAACCGGTGGCCGGCGGACGGACCGTCATCCTCTCCACCGGCGGCCGATCGTACCCGGCGCTCGGGGCCACCGGCGACGGCTATCGCCTTGCTGCGTCGCTCGGGCACCGGATCGTCCCACCCCACCCCGCGCTCGCCCCGCTCATCATTGAGCGGGACGCGTTTGCTCCGTTCGCGGGTTGTGCTGGGGTCTCGCTCCCGGGCATGGCAGTGGCCGTCGTTCGCGACGGATGGCGTAAGGCTGAGGCGAGGGGGGATGTCCTGTTCACCCATCGTGGCCTCTCCGGCCCCGCGGTCCTCGACCTCTCCCGCCACGTCCGTCCCGGGGATGAGCTGCGCGTCCCACTTCTTCCGAGCGGGGGCGATCTCCCCGCCGTAGCGGAGGGCCTGGGAGCGCGCATTGAGGAGCATGGGAAGCGGACCGTGGTCCGCATCCTCCACGAGATGGGCGTCCCCGAACGGCTGGCTCGGTCCGTGGTCGTTGCCCACGGCCTCGCCCCGGGGACGAGGGCGGCGAACCTGCCACGGGGTGCCCACCGCGCTTTGGCGCTGAGCCTCGCCGGGGGCCGCACTTTGGGGCACCCGTTCCCCGTTCTCGCGCTCGGGGGGTGGAACGAGGCGCTCGTCACCCGGGGCGGGGTCCGCCTGAGCGAAGTGGATCCGAAGACGATAAGGAGCCGGCTCGTTCCGGGCCTGTTCTTTGCCGGCGAGATCCTCGATGTGGATGGCGATACCGGGGGCTACAACCTCCAAGCCGCCTTCTCCACCGGCCATCTCGCTGGGCGGAACGCAGCGCGGATCGCCCTCCCTCATGATTCTCCTCCGGGAGCGGTGGGGCCAGCAGGGCGATCCTCCGCCTGA
- a CDS encoding ABC transporter substrate-binding protein — protein MAKMARMLVVLVAVGLLGLGAGAVEPLIMGTTDRVTELSFENSYDAYTWHVLRHTTGALVKLDDETLEIVGDLAQSWEISDDGMVYTFHLRPGVKFWDGKDCDAQAVKFALERTIRLDGPKGGVGLIKPYIQKIEAVDKLTVRITLTYADAIFLSRMTSQVAPALIYSLDPSVGENEYTRGRYAGTGPYKLVEYKPDQYVKYEAYDGYYGPAPKSREVIEVMYADAATLRAAIEAGDVDFVFRTLAPQDIADLEKNPNVIVEYWPPSPGIRYLLFNVTQPPVDEVLVRRAIAYAVDRQAIIDQVFSGIVDPIYTMVPNVDPPFFGALPTFPERDLAVARELLTKAGYSEARPVELNLWYTPSHYGTFEADVATVIAGSLEETGMIKIRIQSLEWAAYSERMSQGGFDMFLLGWHPDYLETSNFLAPWLTEAPESMGTFMNHHPNYEAYKWMLELATSTVDIAERSGLYKGVQILSTIDVPWVPLWSMTDEMVTARRANVKGLSLDITMDINVYRIYKE, from the coding sequence ATGGCGAAGATGGCGAGGATGTTGGTCGTTCTGGTGGCTGTCGGATTGCTCGGATTGGGTGCGGGGGCCGTCGAACCTCTGATCATGGGAACGACAGACCGCGTCACGGAGCTCTCGTTCGAAAACTCGTATGACGCCTACACTTGGCACGTGCTACGTCACACCACGGGTGCTCTCGTCAAGCTTGACGACGAGACGTTGGAGATCGTCGGGGATCTGGCTCAGAGTTGGGAGATCTCAGATGATGGCATGGTCTACACCTTCCACCTTCGTCCCGGAGTCAAGTTCTGGGATGGGAAGGACTGTGATGCGCAGGCGGTGAAGTTCGCGCTGGAGAGAACGATCCGCCTCGATGGGCCAAAAGGTGGCGTCGGGCTGATCAAGCCCTACATCCAGAAGATTGAGGCAGTAGACAAGCTCACGGTTCGGATCACACTTACCTATGCGGACGCTATTTTCCTGTCGCGGATGACGAGTCAGGTTGCCCCGGCGTTGATTTACTCCCTGGACCCATCCGTCGGCGAGAATGAATACACCAGGGGCCGGTACGCGGGAACTGGACCGTACAAGCTTGTCGAGTACAAGCCCGACCAATATGTGAAGTATGAGGCCTACGACGGGTACTACGGACCCGCCCCGAAATCGCGCGAGGTCATCGAGGTCATGTACGCCGACGCGGCGACCCTGCGCGCGGCAATCGAGGCCGGAGACGTCGACTTCGTGTTCCGCACCCTGGCTCCCCAGGACATCGCAGACTTGGAGAAGAACCCCAATGTCATCGTCGAGTACTGGCCGCCCAGCCCAGGGATCCGATACCTCCTCTTCAACGTCACCCAACCCCCGGTGGATGAAGTCCTCGTGCGCCGCGCGATCGCGTACGCAGTCGACCGGCAAGCGATCATCGACCAGGTGTTCAGCGGCATCGTTGACCCGATCTACACGATGGTGCCGAATGTCGATCCGCCGTTCTTCGGTGCCCTGCCAACGTTCCCCGAGCGGGACCTCGCCGTAGCGCGGGAACTCCTCACCAAGGCTGGCTACAGCGAGGCCCGACCGGTCGAGCTCAATCTGTGGTACACGCCCAGCCACTATGGAACGTTCGAGGCTGATGTAGCGACCGTCATCGCGGGAAGCCTTGAGGAAACTGGGATGATCAAGATACGCATCCAGTCTCTAGAGTGGGCCGCTTACTCCGAGCGCATGTCACAGGGGGGCTTCGACATGTTCCTGCTGGGCTGGCACCCGGACTACCTTGAGACCTCGAACTTCCTGGCTCCGTGGTTGACCGAGGCTCCCGAGTCGATGGGGACATTCATGAACCATCACCCGAACTACGAGGCCTACAAGTGGATGCTCGAACTCGCCACATCTACGGTGGATATTGCTGAGAGGTCGGGGCTGTACAAAGGCGTCCAGATCTTGAGCACAATTGACGTACCATGGGTTCCACTGTGGTCGATGACGGACGAGATGGTCACCGCGCGTCGGGCGAACGTAAAGGGGCTCTCGCTCGATATCACGATGGACATCAACGTCTACCGCATCTACAAGGAGTAG
- a CDS encoding ABC transporter permease, with protein MKPISETSSHGGAQAISRIGRGARLVARERILLVGIVIVSGFIIMTILGQVPGFTPYDPMQYRSAPRLQGPSAQHWMGTDQLQRDVFSRVISGGKASLIVAFSAVAISMVGGSVLGWISGFFGGWLDRGLSLAMDALYSFPSIILAITLVVVLGAGLQPMIWSVAIVYVPTYFRVSRAEVLKVRETTYIEAIRAVGASRTRIVLRHMAPNTVNAIMAVSSFNLADAILTVAALSFLGFGLPPPAPDWGFDIQNGQKYLQSGSWWLITFPGLMIVFLSLGFGLIGEGVSDLVNPKRRHKI; from the coding sequence GTGAAACCGATCTCAGAAACCAGCTCTCATGGGGGTGCACAAGCCATAAGCCGCATCGGCCGTGGCGCACGGCTGGTCGCCCGTGAGCGGATCCTCCTCGTTGGAATCGTGATCGTGAGCGGATTCATCATCATGACCATCCTCGGGCAGGTTCCGGGCTTCACGCCCTATGATCCGATGCAGTACCGAAGCGCGCCGCGGTTGCAGGGCCCCTCAGCCCAGCATTGGATGGGAACCGATCAGCTCCAACGGGATGTGTTCAGTCGCGTCATCAGCGGAGGCAAAGCATCCTTGATCGTCGCGTTTTCCGCTGTCGCCATCAGCATGGTCGGGGGCTCGGTTCTCGGATGGATCTCCGGCTTCTTCGGGGGATGGCTCGACCGAGGTCTTTCGTTGGCGATGGACGCGCTCTACTCGTTTCCGTCGATCATCCTTGCGATCACCCTCGTCGTCGTCCTCGGCGCAGGGTTGCAGCCGATGATCTGGTCAGTCGCGATTGTCTACGTGCCAACCTACTTTCGAGTCTCGCGGGCGGAGGTGCTGAAGGTCCGCGAAACGACCTACATCGAGGCTATCCGTGCCGTTGGGGCATCTAGAACCCGCATCGTCTTGCGTCACATGGCGCCCAACACAGTCAATGCGATCATGGCAGTGTCATCGTTCAACTTGGCGGATGCGATCCTCACAGTGGCCGCTTTGTCGTTCCTTGGATTCGGTCTCCCACCTCCGGCCCCTGATTGGGGGTTTGACATCCAAAATGGCCAAAAATATCTACAATCTGGGTCTTGGTGGCTGATCACCTTCCCAGGGTTGATGATTGTCTTCCTCTCCCTGGGATTCGGATTGATCGGAGAAGGGGTAAGCGATCTTGTCAATCCGAAACGAAGGCACAAGATCTAG